Proteins encoded within one genomic window of Sulfurovum sp. XGS-02:
- a CDS encoding L-threonine 3-dehydrogenase, protein MKRILVTGATGQIGSELVPVLRDKYGRDNVVAAGHRRKPDDAFIDSGPYEIIDTTDDEAISALVKRYSIDTIYHLAALLSAKAEENPQLAWHVNMNGLQTVLEVSRHSHCMLFFPSSIGAFGPSTPPDNTPQVTIQRPNTLYGITKVAGELLCDYYVKKYDMDVRGVRFPGLISYKTPPGGGTTDYAVEIFYAAVKNEPYRCFLKEGTRLDMMYMPDAIRAVIELMEADAGMLTHRNAYNITAMSFTPEQLYDSIKKELPDFSMTYEVDPIRQEIADSWPHKMDDSAARAEWGWQPEYDMESMTKDMIEQLKKENSNVT, encoded by the coding sequence ATGAAACGGATATTAGTCACCGGTGCAACAGGTCAGATAGGCTCTGAGCTCGTCCCTGTTCTCAGAGATAAATATGGAAGAGACAATGTAGTGGCTGCGGGACACCGTAGGAAGCCCGATGATGCATTTATTGATTCCGGCCCCTATGAGATCATTGACACGACAGATGACGAAGCCATTTCAGCTCTTGTAAAAAGGTACAGCATTGATACTATCTATCATCTTGCAGCGCTTCTTTCGGCAAAAGCGGAAGAGAACCCCCAGCTTGCATGGCATGTCAATATGAATGGGTTACAGACGGTCCTTGAAGTTTCCCGTCACTCTCACTGCATGCTCTTCTTCCCTAGCTCAATCGGGGCCTTTGGGCCATCCACACCACCGGACAATACCCCTCAGGTGACTATCCAGCGTCCCAATACGCTTTATGGTATTACAAAAGTGGCTGGTGAACTGCTTTGCGACTACTACGTTAAAAAGTATGATATGGATGTCCGCGGAGTCCGCTTTCCCGGCTTGATCTCCTATAAAACACCGCCAGGTGGAGGAACAACCGATTATGCCGTTGAGATCTTCTATGCTGCTGTAAAAAACGAACCCTACCGATGCTTTCTGAAAGAAGGAACGCGTCTGGACATGATGTACATGCCCGATGCCATTCGGGCGGTCATCGAGCTTATGGAGGCGGATGCGGGGATGCTGACCCACCGTAATGCCTATAATATCACGGCTATGAGTTTTACTCCGGAGCAATTATATGATTCCATTAAAAAAGAGCTCCCCGATTTTAGCATGACTTACGAAGTCGACCCCATAAGGCAGGAAATCGCCGACAGCTGGCCTCATAAAATGGATGACAGCGCAGCAAGAGCCGAATGGGGCTGGCAGCCCGAATATGATATGGAATCAATGACGAAAGATATGATCGAACAGTTGAAAAAGGAGAACTCCAATGTCACTTGA
- a CDS encoding Ig-like domain-containing protein translates to MRQKLGKYIFLISVLIFQTLILTGCGDEEKDVEVPMNSVDVMVHDFERKNYSEGVEPYELVKYPTHGTVKIVPGTITRKICFNPYGCSGGGDNVDFDVYKVLYTPTTDYIGEDSIQLTENSYDDNLNKTSITTTININVIKSNLTRGNYNNAPMADDKNITVDYETPTDFKLTGSDKDNDTFTFVIETNTSNGNIVLIDETTGDVTYTPNQGYSGPDHFTFKVVDENQASSNIADVNITVKDLCDMDPTATGCPLDPCVINNPLTTPGCPGYDPCLVDPTATGCPLDPCILDPFSQACQDSISNNL, encoded by the coding sequence ATGAGACAAAAATTAGGGAAATATATTTTTCTTATAAGTGTGTTGATATTTCAAACATTAATATTAACAGGATGTGGGGATGAAGAAAAAGATGTAGAAGTTCCAATGAATAGTGTAGATGTGATGGTTCATGATTTTGAAAGAAAAAACTATAGTGAGGGGGTAGAACCTTATGAACTAGTGAAATATCCAACGCATGGCACGGTAAAAATTGTTCCTGGAACTATTACGAGAAAAATTTGTTTTAATCCTTATGGCTGTAGTGGGGGCGGCGATAATGTTGATTTTGATGTTTATAAAGTATTATACACACCTACAACCGATTATATTGGTGAAGACTCTATCCAACTAACTGAAAATTCTTATGATGATAATCTGAATAAAACATCTATAACAACAACCATAAACATAAATGTTATTAAATCAAACCTTACAAGGGGTAATTATAATAATGCACCCATGGCAGATGATAAGAATATTACAGTTGATTACGAAACTCCAACAGACTTCAAGTTAACAGGTAGTGATAAAGACAATGATACATTCACTTTTGTGATTGAAACCAATACATCAAACGGAAATATTGTTTTAATTGATGAAACTACGGGTGATGTAACATATACACCGAACCAAGGTTACAGTGGACCGGATCACTTTACCTTTAAAGTAGTTGATGAAAATCAAGCATCCTCTAATATTGCTGATGTAAATATCACAGTTAAAGACTTATGTGATATGGATCCTACTGCTACGGGATGTCCTTTGGATCCTTGTGTAATAAATAATCCATTGACAACACCTGGATGTCCAGGGTATGATCCTTGTTTGGTGGATCCTACTGCAACGGGATGTCCATTGGATCCTTGTATATTGGATCCTTTCTCTCAAGCGTGTCAAGATTCGATATCTAATAACCTTTGA
- a CDS encoding DedA family protein has product MLEEFTPLVSQYGLWIVFFGMMTEGTIMIIVSGILCYFGMLSLEETILVAIFGALIGDQFWYFVGRYYGQNILNRFPLLQQRIKKLEDSVKKRGIWLAFSGRFIYSGAILFPVTLGTYGYLHKKFTLFNTLGIIVWSMLGISLGYILGTGAEHVFGKIKKIEQFIALVLIIIILVWVIKPYFNSREKV; this is encoded by the coding sequence ATGTTGGAAGAATTTACACCACTTGTTTCACAATATGGTTTATGGATTGTATTTTTTGGTATGATGACTGAAGGAACCATTATGATCATTGTCTCTGGGATATTGTGTTATTTTGGGATGTTATCTTTAGAAGAGACGATACTTGTGGCTATATTTGGAGCACTTATAGGCGATCAGTTTTGGTACTTTGTAGGTAGATATTATGGTCAAAATATACTAAACAGATTTCCATTACTTCAACAAAGAATAAAAAAGCTTGAAGACTCTGTAAAAAAACGGGGAATCTGGTTAGCCTTTAGTGGACGATTTATTTATAGTGGTGCGATATTGTTTCCTGTAACACTGGGTACTTATGGGTATCTTCATAAAAAATTTACTCTTTTTAATACACTGGGTATCATAGTATGGAGTATGTTGGGAATATCATTAGGGTACATATTGGGTACAGGTGCAGAACATGTTTTTGGAAAAATTAAAAAGATCGAACAATTTATAGCACTTGTATTGATCATTATTATTTTAGTTTGGGTTATAAAGCCTTATTTCAACAGTAGGGAAAAAGTTTGA
- a CDS encoding aminotransferase class I/II-fold pyridoxal phosphate-dependent enzyme: MSLEKLEIPLKQQLEAIDSKGASKRHEKIITGIMGAEGGFGPRVTLEGEGNKSFLQMNSNSYLGLSINKDVIQAEEEASYRFGSGPGAVRFISGTFEPHVTLEKKLATFCSREAAMIFSAAYSAVMGVLPQLITEETVVISDELNHNCIINAIRLAHPAEKAVYRHLDMEELEGTIKRYSGKCRRIIVVTDGIFSMRGDHAPLNEIVGICKRYEEKFEEGIITVVDDSHGVGAFGKTGRGTEEVTGTKADIHIATLGKALGVNGGYVVSSETVIDYLRETAPFYIFSNPITPSEAAAAMKSLDILDSPHGLKLLEKLRTLTRQLEEGLKDLGYEIIPGEHPIVPLMIRDTKKTSRLVKHLFENGILATGLNFPVVPKGDEEIRFQVSANHTVEDIDYVLGVLKRFS; encoded by the coding sequence ATGTCACTTGAAAAGCTTGAAATTCCTTTAAAGCAACAGCTTGAAGCCATAGATTCAAAGGGTGCCAGTAAACGGCATGAAAAGATCATCACCGGGATCATGGGAGCAGAAGGTGGTTTCGGACCGAGGGTTACCCTCGAAGGAGAGGGAAATAAGTCTTTCTTGCAGATGAATTCCAACAGCTACCTAGGCTTATCAATAAATAAAGATGTCATTCAAGCCGAAGAGGAGGCGTCATACCGATTTGGTAGCGGGCCGGGTGCCGTCCGTTTTATCAGCGGTACCTTTGAGCCTCATGTGACACTCGAAAAGAAACTGGCCACCTTCTGCAGTAGAGAAGCCGCAATGATCTTCAGTGCCGCCTATTCTGCCGTTATGGGCGTCCTCCCGCAGCTTATAACAGAAGAGACGGTTGTCATCAGTGATGAATTGAACCATAACTGCATCATCAACGCCATCAGGCTGGCACACCCCGCTGAAAAAGCGGTATATAGGCACCTTGATATGGAAGAGCTTGAAGGTACCATCAAGCGATACTCCGGCAAATGCAGACGGATCATCGTTGTGACCGACGGTATTTTCAGTATGCGGGGAGACCATGCACCCCTTAATGAGATCGTTGGTATCTGCAAAAGATATGAAGAAAAGTTTGAAGAGGGGATCATTACGGTTGTCGACGACTCACACGGTGTGGGGGCCTTCGGTAAGACCGGTCGGGGAACAGAGGAGGTGACCGGTACAAAAGCCGATATCCACATTGCAACCCTCGGAAAGGCCCTCGGCGTCAATGGCGGCTATGTGGTTTCGAGTGAAACCGTCATTGATTATCTGAGAGAGACAGCCCCTTTTTATATCTTTTCCAATCCCATTACCCCCTCTGAAGCAGCAGCGGCCATGAAGTCTCTTGATATACTTGACAGCCCCCATGGTCTGAAATTACTAGAAAAGCTTCGCACACTCACCCGCCAGCTTGAAGAGGGGTTAAAAGATCTTGGTTATGAAATCATACCGGGAGAGCATCCCATTGTACCTCTTATGATAAGGGATACAAAAAAGACTTCCAGACTAGTGAAGCATCTTTTTGAGAATGGCATTCTTGCCACAGGCCTGAACTTTCCCGTAGTTCCAAAGGGAGATGAGGAGATAAGGTTTCAGGTTTCTGCCAATCATACAGTAGAAGATATCGATTACGTGTTGGGAGTTTTGAAACGTTTTTCGTAA
- a CDS encoding Sir2 family NAD-dependent protein deacetylase yields MKKIMILSGAGLSAESGIHTFRDHDGLWENHDVMKVCSTQGWIEDHKYVTRFYNERRRDLEFKEPNPAHKVLAQLEHDYRGRLIHLTQNIDNLMEKAGAKDVIHLHGTLTDLRCEACTETFNVGYAPQEGNEYCPHCGNTRVRHNVVMFGEAAPEYSHIQEAIRHSTLFIAIGTSGTVIDIVPIAKEFKHSILIDPKRHGTASKFDPHTYIDEYFEHFIQKKAGEAMDDMMAIIKDHMDGRL; encoded by the coding sequence ATGAAAAAGATTATGATATTAAGCGGTGCCGGACTCTCTGCTGAAAGTGGCATCCATACCTTTAGGGACCATGATGGCCTTTGGGAAAATCACGATGTCATGAAAGTCTGCTCTACGCAAGGGTGGATCGAAGATCACAAATATGTCACCCGTTTTTACAACGAAAGAAGACGTGATCTTGAATTTAAAGAGCCTAATCCTGCGCATAAGGTGCTGGCCCAACTTGAACATGACTATCGCGGTAGACTCATCCACCTGACCCAAAATATAGATAACCTTATGGAGAAAGCGGGTGCCAAAGATGTGATACACCTTCACGGTACACTCACTGATCTACGGTGTGAAGCTTGTACAGAGACGTTTAATGTTGGTTATGCACCTCAAGAAGGCAATGAATATTGTCCGCATTGTGGCAATACAAGGGTCCGCCACAATGTTGTCATGTTTGGCGAAGCTGCACCAGAGTACAGCCACATCCAAGAGGCTATCAGACATAGTACTCTTTTCATCGCTATTGGTACCAGCGGCACTGTGATCGACATTGTTCCCATTGCAAAAGAGTTTAAACACTCTATTCTTATTGATCCTAAACGTCATGGGACTGCAAGTAAATTTGACCCTCATACATACATAGATGAGTACTTTGAGCATTTCATTCAAAAAAAAGCGGGTGAAGCAATGGATGACATGATGGCTATTATCAAAGATCATATGGATGGTCGATTATAA